Genomic segment of Clostridia bacterium:
CCGATGAAAAAGCAACTGAAAAAATAAATGAGGACAAAACAATAGAAATTGAGAAATCATCCACAACCGAAAAAAAATTAGATACTTTTTTATCAAAAACCTCATTAAAGAAAAAAACAAATGTCCCCGAGATGCATCAAACATACCAAAAGCAAAAATCCACACAGGAAAAATCCCGCTAATTTTTTTTAGAAAAAATAAGTCAGATCGCTTTCGCAAACGGTCTGACTTATTTAATTTTAATTATTACGAAGACTTCGACCCCTATCACGCCAGGGCTAAAAAATGCTTATACGCATTTTTTTACGCCCGTTCGAATCCTTTATTTATGGCGGAGAGAGAGGGATTCGAACCCTCGGTAGAGTTTCCCCTACACACGCTTTCCAGGCGTGCACCTTCAACCAACTCGGTCATCTCTCCATTAATCCGCATACTGATAATACTTGAAAAGAGGGTAATTGTCAAGAATAGCTTATTCTAAAATTTCATAGCTGCCAGCTACAACCGGTAAATTTAAACTAGACAAAACCCGTTCCAAAAGAATACCCTCACGACGTGGATATTCGTAACCATAACTGGCCCTAATACCAGTAGTAATAAATTGGACACCGCGATCTAAAGCAATCGGCAAACTATCACCTTGCAAAATACTACCAACGACTACACTAGTAAAAGTATCCCCCGCCCCGGGGTATTTCGCCGGTATATAAACACAACTGACTTTCCAAAAACGTCCAGCGGGACGATCATATGCCATTACACATGTATTTTTCGCACAACGACAATCGGGCACACTAGTTATAATTACTATTTCCGGTCCCATTGCAGATAATCTTATTAACCAATCCTTAATCTCTTCAATCATAATATCCTGACGAAATTTTTCACCTAATAAATAAGCTGCTTCGGTAAAATTAGGTGTAATAATATCGGCTTGCTCAACAAAACTTTGCATTCTTTCAATCATTTCTTGATCCATTGTTTGATATAGTTTACCATCATCCCCCATAACCGGATCAATCACAACCAATAAATTATCATTTGAAATATTATTGATAAAATTGGAAATGAGCTCTACTTGCCTAGGTGAACCCAAAAATCCACTATACAAGCAATCAAACTTTATACCTAATTTAAGCCAATGTTTAATAATAGGTTCCATATGATCAGTCAAATCAACAAAATGATAATCCGTAAAACCTCCCGTATGTGTAGATAATACCGCGGTAGGCAATGAACATACCTGAATACCCATTGTTGACAAGATTGGCATCACCACCGCTAAAGAGGTTCTACCAAAACCGGAAAGGTCATGAATAGCCACTATTCGTTTTACTGAACTTTGCATTTTTCACGCTCCTATGTTAAACGGTAAATACTATAACCTTTATAAGCTACAACTTCCACATCTTTATTGTGTGCTAGTTTATCCAAAATTTCAGTAGGGGAATTACAATTCCGCCCCCGTAAAAAACTGTTTAATTCATGTTGATTCATAGGATGACGTTTAATAATACTTAAAACCGCAGCATAATCATCCTCAATTTCACTATAAAAACTACCTTCACTTAATGAATCCAGTA
This window contains:
- a CDS encoding pyridoxamine kinase, coding for MQSSVKRIVAIHDLSGFGRTSLAVVMPILSTMGIQVCSLPTAVLSTHTGGFTDYHFVDLTDHMEPIIKHWLKLGIKFDCLYSGFLGSPRQVELISNFINNISNDNLLVVIDPVMGDDGKLYQTMDQEMIERMQSFVEQADIITPNFTEAAYLLGEKFRQDIMIEEIKDWLIRLSAMGPEIVIITSVPDCRCAKNTCVMAYDRPAGRFWKVSCVYIPAKYPGAGDTFTSVVVGSILQGDSLPIALDRGVQFITTGIRASYGYEYPRREGILLERVLSSLNLPVVAGSYEILE